In Helicobacter bilis, a genomic segment contains:
- a CDS encoding UvrD-helicase domain-containing protein, giving the protein MQQSNTNHIFLNASAGSGKTFALCVRYIALLFQGVPANEILTLTFTKKAANEMKERITQNLFLLYITQDSKLKEAKEIYKENYEKILKQRDDIIESLLSYNLTKEHIEAQITKAYKHFLQADKKISTIDSFYTQMLRKFAFFIGIRRDFDMQESGLDDEIFECFLEKIYTDSHLHEALLSLTNDLNIHIDMTANYGTTLTLKQLLATLYDKSIEFKTKQDLIHAMHPLFTQQKILEFAKTFMSDEVLESLFCCVEKSKTSLQNGQMQDNEILESIKDFSPFLKAQNDKNIESNPLECATEFESQKIENIESKQNLDSINYALNPAAHPETLQLNPKRIEKIIQSHAKQLSDFLQNIAPNGETKPRTKAICEKLESSSAKEILQHKLIVEKKHNYIKQDLKLNEAMQQEIAYKCEQIQQLGILYTMCVESALLSHLYMFLEIYIQAIREIESKHNILSFQSIAHKVFAIATDTLMIDGDFQSDYFFFRLDSCISHILFDEYQDTSIMQYRIFEPLFNEILAGSGTKDSKSLFFVGDSKQSLYAFRGANISVFEKTKRLDSMRQESLSHNYRSKKAIIDFVNDKFANLYKEEYIKQLYSEHSQDISGVVNVKLYEDTGDKEINKNAVFTDTLTQLNRLIESNVPKKEIVILARKRDTLHEFNLFLKENDSTIKLNLDKSGKLINQPSIQAIFYVFKTQEYRDEIKLIESRLAILQDSMQKATIQQDFSPQDSRLKDSTESLQEKLRKARNNYKFAQKKLNKLLGKSYFDNQYITIPQQTSTYYSLAKSIKSIIESLRFYNDDCMELLEIASENIDIKNIDSLFEFIENRESVIMQEEAIHAMSVHGSKGLGFEYVIYLDYEAQKQNNNEKILYSYNDIFLDSIRIDTTTKAMNIYRYKTLQDLADKKERENLQQEYNNLYVACTRAKIGLYIFANKESSIATHLALKDNENYGKEILVKRDSKQAQNNLTIISKLQAKNTTQEEFLQESKDSFYQHNISMQHKQILGLSLHYSLELMLGFGIKNPYTMLNFSYGFYLDESMIVEILQKANNIFKSSLEKLLYMDKNTIKCELSFLQENSIKRLDALIQNGEEFFVIEFKSSQNISEALLQEHTAQLQSYMESIATISQKKSQIKGYLVYLQDNVAVKEITL; this is encoded by the coding sequence ATGCAGCAATCAAACACAAATCATATTTTCTTAAATGCTTCTGCTGGTAGTGGCAAGACTTTTGCCCTATGTGTGCGTTATATCGCCTTGCTTTTTCAAGGTGTGCCAGCAAATGAGATTCTTACACTCACATTTACCAAAAAAGCTGCAAATGAGATGAAAGAGCGTATCACACAGAATCTTTTTTTGCTTTATATTACTCAAGATTCTAAACTTAAAGAAGCAAAAGAGATTTATAAAGAAAATTATGAAAAGATTCTAAAACAAAGAGATGATATTATAGAATCTTTGCTTAGCTATAATCTTACAAAAGAGCATATAGAAGCACAAATTACAAAGGCTTATAAGCATTTCTTACAAGCGGATAAAAAGATAAGCACAATCGATTCTTTCTATACGCAAATGTTGCGTAAATTTGCCTTTTTTATCGGTATAAGAAGAGATTTTGATATGCAAGAAAGTGGGCTAGATGATGAGATTTTTGAATGCTTTTTAGAAAAAATATATACAGATTCACATTTACATGAAGCCCTGCTTTCTTTAACAAATGATTTAAATATCCATATTGATATGACTGCAAATTATGGCACGACACTCACACTAAAGCAGCTTTTAGCAACTCTTTATGATAAATCCATTGAGTTTAAGACAAAACAAGATCTTATACACGCTATGCATCCACTATTTACACAGCAAAAAATACTTGAGTTTGCTAAGACTTTTATGAGTGATGAGGTTTTAGAATCTCTTTTTTGTTGTGTTGAGAAAAGCAAAACATCTTTGCAAAATGGGCAGATGCAAGATAATGAGATTCTAGAATCTATAAAAGATTTTTCGCCTTTTTTAAAGGCTCAAAATGACAAAAATATAGAATCTAATCCGCTTGAATGTGCCACTGAATTTGAGTCGCAAAAAATAGAGAATATAGAATCCAAACAAAATCTAGATTCTATAAATTACGCCCTAAACCCCGCAGCCCACCCAGAAACATTGCAACTAAACCCAAAACGCATTGAAAAAATAATTCAATCTCATGCTAAACAACTCAGTGATTTTTTACAAAACATTGCACCAAATGGGGAGACTAAACCCCGCACAAAAGCAATATGTGAAAAATTAGAATCTAGTAGTGCCAAAGAGATATTGCAGCATAAACTCATAGTAGAAAAAAAGCATAACTATATCAAGCAAGATTTAAAGCTAAATGAAGCTATGCAGCAAGAAATCGCATATAAATGTGAGCAGATACAACAGCTTGGAATCTTATATACAATGTGTGTTGAGAGTGCGTTATTATCGCATTTATACATGTTTTTGGAGATTTACATACAGGCTATAAGAGAGATAGAATCAAAGCATAATATACTAAGCTTTCAATCCATCGCACATAAAGTTTTTGCTATTGCGACTGATACTTTAATGATAGATGGGGATTTTCAAAGTGATTATTTCTTTTTTAGATTAGATTCTTGCATTAGCCATATACTCTTTGATGAATATCAGGATACAAGTATTATGCAGTATAGAATCTTTGAGCCACTTTTTAATGAAATCCTTGCAGGAAGTGGGACAAAAGATTCTAAAAGTTTGTTTTTTGTGGGAGATTCTAAGCAGAGTTTATATGCCTTTCGTGGTGCAAATATATCTGTATTTGAGAAGACAAAAAGGCTAGATTCCATGCGGCAAGAAAGTCTAAGTCATAATTATCGCAGTAAAAAAGCAATCATTGATTTTGTAAATGATAAGTTTGCAAATCTCTATAAAGAAGAGTATATAAAGCAGCTTTATAGTGAACATTCACAAGATATAAGCGGTGTGGTGAATGTGAAATTATATGAAGACACTGGTGATAAAGAGATAAATAAAAACGCAGTCTTCACAGATACTCTCACGCAACTAAATAGGCTTATAGAATCTAATGTGCCAAAAAAAGAGATTGTCATTTTAGCAAGAAAAAGAGATACCCTACATGAATTTAATCTATTCTTAAAAGAGAATGATTCTACTATAAAACTAAACCTGGATAAAAGCGGAAAGCTAATAAATCAGCCAAGCATACAGGCAATATTTTATGTCTTTAAAACACAAGAATATAGAGATGAAATAAAGCTTATAGAATCTAGGTTAGCCATATTGCAAGATTCTATGCAGAAAGCAACTATACAACAAGATTTTAGCCCACAAGATTCAAGACTAAAAGATTCCACAGAATCACTACAAGAAAAGCTAAGAAAAGCAAGAAATAATTATAAATTCGCACAAAAAAAGCTCAATAAACTCTTAGGAAAAAGCTATTTTGATAATCAATATATCACTATCCCGCAACAAACTTCTACATATTATTCACTTGCAAAATCTATAAAAAGCATTATAGAATCTCTAAGATTCTATAATGATGATTGTATGGAGTTACTAGAAATAGCAAGTGAAAATATTGATATAAAAAATATTGATTCTTTGTTTGAGTTTATAGAAAATAGAGAATCTGTCATCATGCAAGAAGAAGCCATTCATGCGATGAGTGTGCATGGGTCTAAAGGGCTTGGGTTTGAGTATGTGATATATTTAGACTACGAGGCACAAAAACAAAATAATAATGAAAAAATACTTTATAGTTATAATGATATTTTCTTAGATTCCATACGCATAGATACTACAACAAAGGCTATGAATATTTATAGATATAAGACATTGCAAGATTTAGCGGATAAAAAAGAGAGGGAAAACCTGCAACAAGAATATAATAATCTCTATGTAGCATGCACGAGAGCTAAAATTGGGCTTTATATATTTGCAAACAAAGAAAGCTCTATTGCAACACATCTTGCTTTAAAAGATAATGAAAACTATGGCAAAGAAATACTTGTAAAAAGAGATTCTAAACAAGCACAAAATAATCTCACAATTATTAGCAAGTTACAAGCTAAAAATACAACACAAGAAGAGTTTTTGCAAGAGAGTAAAGATTCTTTCTATCAGCATAATATTTCTATGCAGCATAAGCAAATACTAGGCTTAAGCCTTCATTACTCACTTGAACTCATGCTAGGTTTCGGCATTAAAAATCCTTATACTATGCTAAATTTTTCGTATGGATTCTATCTAGATGAAAGCATGATTGTAGAGATTTTACAAAAGGCAAATAACATTTTTAAATCTAGCCTTGAAAAATTGCTATATATGGATAAAAATACGATAAAATGTGAGCTGTCTTTTCTGCAAGAAAATAGCATAAAAAGATTAGATGCCCTTATACAAAATGGAGAGGAATTTTTTGTTATAGAATTTAAAAGTAGTCAAAATATCAGTGAAGCATTGTTGCAAGAACATACCGCACAATTACAATCTTATATGGAATCTATTGCTACTATCTCTCAAAAGAAGTCCCAAATAAAAGGCTATTTAGTCTATTTGCAAGACAATGTTGCGGTAAAAGAAATCACTCTATAA
- the nhaA gene encoding Na+/H+ antiporter NhaA: MGLEHKNIHAQEMQQDKIDHANNTLKNFITHESFGGVLLFFCVTMAMIIANTNFGIFYNEFFGMYLDFHIGGTRVIHISILHFINDVLMSFFFLMVGLEMKREVLYGELAGFRAVSFSVFGAIGGLVLPSAIYIFFNLGTPSVNGFGVAMSTDTAFALGVILLLGKRIPSVIKIFLVTLAVADDLGAISVIAIFYTDQINWIYIYIAIVLLAVLITFNYLDIKYLSLYFAVGFLLWICFFLSGVHATVGAVLLAFTIPGKSQISQHSYLGLKEAYNKLYFKTRADFTTFTPSHTEERNRFGAILYGFKDFFVSSYQNIKKFMSSKSDMEREVDMHKEHERVEILDTIARYSKYAQNPLVRIEYILQPLNAYFIVPLFAFANAGVSIDSSLNFSVDGIFWGIILGLVLGKPLGILGFTWLSEKLRLAKRPEGLTNTQIFSVGALAGIGFTMSMFVANLAYSSNMSVDLAKISVLIASGIAAIIGVTSLYFNTKDSSEEDIRIED; the protein is encoded by the coding sequence ATGGGGCTAGAGCATAAAAACATACATGCACAAGAGATGCAACAAGATAAAATCGATCATGCAAACAATACGCTAAAAAACTTCATCACACATGAATCATTTGGCGGTGTTTTACTCTTTTTCTGCGTTACTATGGCAATGATTATTGCAAATACAAACTTTGGAATCTTTTATAATGAATTTTTTGGTATGTATTTGGATTTTCATATCGGCGGGACTAGAGTTATACATATCAGTATTTTACATTTTATTAATGATGTGTTAATGTCTTTTTTCTTTCTCATGGTGGGCTTAGAGATGAAGCGCGAAGTGCTTTATGGGGAGTTGGCTGGATTTCGTGCGGTAAGCTTTTCTGTGTTTGGGGCTATTGGGGGATTAGTGCTACCTAGTGCGATATATATTTTTTTCAATCTAGGCACACCGAGTGTAAATGGCTTTGGCGTTGCAATGAGTACTGATACCGCCTTTGCCTTGGGTGTTATATTGCTACTTGGCAAAAGGATTCCAAGTGTGATTAAAATCTTTCTTGTAACCTTAGCGGTTGCTGATGATTTAGGTGCGATTAGCGTTATTGCTATCTTTTACACTGACCAGATTAATTGGATTTATATCTATATTGCCATCGTGCTACTTGCTGTGTTAATCACCTTTAATTATTTGGATATTAAGTATTTATCGCTTTATTTTGCAGTGGGCTTTTTACTTTGGATTTGCTTTTTTCTAAGTGGGGTGCATGCTACCGTTGGGGCAGTGCTACTTGCCTTTACAATACCGGGGAAGTCTCAAATATCACAGCATAGCTATCTTGGATTAAAAGAAGCTTATAATAAGCTTTATTTTAAAACTAGGGCAGATTTTACCACTTTTACGCCAAGCCACACAGAAGAGAGAAATAGATTTGGGGCGATTTTGTATGGTTTTAAGGACTTTTTTGTAAGTTCATATCAAAATATTAAGAAATTTATGAGTTCAAAAAGCGATATGGAAAGAGAAGTTGATATGCACAAAGAGCATGAAAGAGTGGAGATTCTAGACACAATCGCTAGATATTCAAAATACGCACAAAATCCACTCGTGCGGATTGAATATATCTTGCAACCTTTAAATGCGTATTTCATCGTGCCTTTATTTGCCTTTGCAAATGCGGGAGTTTCTATTGATTCTAGTCTTAATTTTAGCGTTGATGGAATCTTTTGGGGTATTATTCTAGGTTTAGTGCTTGGTAAGCCCTTAGGCATTTTAGGCTTTACATGGCTTAGTGAGAAACTTCGCCTTGCAAAGCGACCAGAGGGCTTAACAAATACGCAAATCTTTTCTGTTGGTGCATTAGCAGGCATAGGCTTTACCATGTCTATGTTTGTAGCAAATCTTGCGTATAGCTCAAATATGAGTGTAGATTTAGCAAAAATCTCTGTGCTAATTGCCTCTGGCATTGCCGCTATTATCGGCGTAACAAGCCTTTATTTCAACACAAAAGATTCTAGTGAAGAAGATATTCGTATTGAAGATTAG